A window from Thermomonas aquatica encodes these proteins:
- a CDS encoding PilZ domain-containing protein: MGRESRRATRRPMSGTVLVTDTMTEEVIGRIGNLSASGVLLIASKPLVEDALYQFRFALPDNNGAQTVEVGSHVLWIDGASAPGQSWVGLRFLGLSTETTQRLRRWAEAAASPAPK, from the coding sequence ATGGGCAGGGAATCGCGACGCGCCACCCGCCGCCCGATGAGCGGCACGGTCCTGGTCACCGACACCATGACCGAGGAAGTCATCGGCCGCATCGGCAATCTCTCGGCCAGCGGCGTGCTGCTGATCGCCAGCAAGCCGCTGGTGGAGGATGCGCTGTACCAGTTCCGCTTCGCCTTGCCCGACAACAATGGCGCGCAGACCGTCGAAGTGGGCTCGCACGTGCTCTGGATCGACGGCGCCAGCGCGCCGGGCCAATCCTGGGTGGGCCTGCGCTTCCTCGGCCTGTCCACCGAGACCACGCAGCGTTTGCGGCGCTGGGCGGAAGCCGCAGCCAGCCCCGCCCCGAAGTAG
- a CDS encoding DUF1631 family protein produces MAANGSTQHSHRPKTLTAASFPRRVKRALENMLTIASADLHRQMQTVLLETEHDLARQSERAQNPQMRDLYNMALRKLRDNAARFTPELLGVIEANLAGLHPQLQRPEIASLHAPSQGLSLVDDEHADEYAVLFDLSARHEVRNSLALQLMGQRFGVLAGSPAFDAEHLPFGPHAMGDALHLACVALSLPLEARLSIYHFYDKTAMAYYSTLLEALNARLADDGVLPHLSFVPVRVRPASTPGAPVLPATTKPPAGAGAGGSGASTPAGGPIAAAGGASGFAAAARSGFAALQGLLAKRRTLLAKLRPGGADERAREALPGSDVLSALKRLRSANPKQNAVAEIRQNLLAQARQSHGHGVKLVEDDDDSFELLDMFHTQLNRDLRPGTPGDALVQRLRMPLLQLALRDHNFFVDPAHPARMLLDAVSVAGARWSADDDFDAPMLDLLRQTVETVQQDADASPETFIAANNALQTGLQSQARKIEIAERRQIDAARGRDKLELARLQANAEIAGIVGARSLPRFSATLFDQAWADAMTLSLLRNGEDSDVWRKQRAITARLVDACTSGGSDDPDPDLLASVQETLGQVGYHDDDAATIARMLASGRSDDNALVSRTELIMQMKSHARLGEQSSGQSAPQRAPRSDAEQAAWERLCNLPEGSWIEIVDAADNSVRRVKLAWLSAKTGQTLLLNRRGQRVNGGDLDTLARQYARGGLRVVDDSTGPAEAAWQGMLANLHRIAGSEPGRSN; encoded by the coding sequence ATGGCCGCAAACGGTTCGACGCAACACAGCCACCGCCCGAAGACGCTGACCGCGGCCAGCTTCCCGCGCCGGGTGAAGCGCGCGCTGGAAAACATGCTGACCATCGCCAGCGCGGACCTGCATCGGCAGATGCAGACCGTGTTGCTGGAAACGGAGCATGACCTCGCGAGGCAGAGCGAGCGGGCGCAGAACCCGCAGATGCGCGACCTCTACAACATGGCCCTGCGCAAGCTGCGCGACAACGCCGCGCGCTTCACGCCCGAACTGCTGGGCGTGATCGAGGCCAACCTGGCCGGCCTGCACCCGCAATTGCAGCGCCCGGAAATCGCCTCCCTGCATGCCCCCAGCCAGGGGCTGAGCCTGGTCGACGACGAGCACGCGGACGAATACGCCGTGCTGTTCGACCTCTCCGCGCGCCACGAGGTGCGCAACAGCCTGGCCCTGCAATTGATGGGGCAGCGCTTCGGCGTGCTCGCCGGCTCGCCGGCCTTCGACGCGGAACACCTGCCGTTCGGCCCGCATGCGATGGGCGATGCACTACACCTCGCCTGCGTCGCGCTGTCGCTGCCGCTGGAAGCGCGCCTGTCGATCTACCATTTCTACGACAAGACCGCGATGGCCTACTACAGCACCCTGCTGGAGGCGCTCAACGCACGGCTTGCCGACGACGGCGTCCTGCCGCACCTGAGCTTCGTGCCGGTGCGCGTGCGCCCGGCGAGTACGCCGGGGGCGCCGGTGCTGCCCGCAACGACCAAGCCCCCCGCCGGTGCAGGCGCAGGCGGCAGCGGCGCCAGCACGCCGGCCGGCGGCCCGATCGCCGCAGCCGGGGGCGCCAGCGGTTTCGCCGCCGCCGCGCGCAGCGGCTTCGCCGCATTGCAGGGGCTGCTGGCCAAGCGCCGCACCTTGCTGGCCAAGCTGCGCCCGGGCGGTGCCGACGAGCGCGCGCGCGAAGCCCTGCCCGGCAGCGACGTGCTCAGCGCCCTCAAGCGCCTGCGCAGCGCCAACCCGAAGCAGAACGCGGTGGCCGAAATCCGCCAGAACCTGCTGGCCCAGGCCCGGCAGTCGCACGGACACGGCGTGAAGCTGGTGGAGGACGACGACGACAGCTTCGAGCTGCTGGACATGTTCCATACCCAGCTCAACCGCGACCTGCGCCCGGGCACGCCCGGCGATGCCCTGGTGCAGCGGCTGCGGATGCCCTTGCTGCAGCTGGCGCTGCGCGACCACAACTTCTTCGTCGACCCCGCGCATCCGGCGCGGATGCTGCTCGACGCGGTATCGGTCGCCGGCGCGCGCTGGTCGGCGGACGACGATTTCGACGCGCCGATGCTGGACCTGCTGCGGCAAACGGTCGAAACCGTGCAGCAGGACGCGGATGCCAGCCCGGAAACCTTCATCGCCGCCAACAACGCGCTGCAGACCGGGCTGCAATCGCAGGCGCGCAAGATCGAGATCGCCGAACGGCGGCAGATCGATGCCGCGCGCGGGCGCGACAAGCTGGAACTGGCGCGCCTGCAGGCCAATGCGGAAATCGCCGGGATCGTCGGCGCGCGCAGCCTGCCGCGCTTCAGCGCCACCCTGTTCGACCAGGCCTGGGCGGACGCGATGACCCTGTCGCTGCTGCGCAACGGCGAGGATTCGGACGTGTGGCGCAAGCAGCGCGCGATCACCGCGCGGCTGGTCGATGCCTGCACCAGCGGCGGCAGCGACGATCCGGATCCCGATTTGCTGGCAAGCGTGCAGGAGACGCTCGGCCAGGTCGGCTACCACGACGACGACGCGGCGACGATCGCGCGCATGCTGGCCAGCGGCCGCAGCGACGACAACGCGCTGGTCTCGCGCACCGAACTCATCATGCAGATGAAGTCGCACGCACGGCTGGGCGAACAGAGTTCCGGGCAATCCGCACCGCAGCGCGCACCGCGCTCGGACGCCGAGCAGGCCGCATGGGAACGCCTGTGCAACCTGCCCGAAGGCAGCTGGATCGAGATCGTGGATGCGGCGGACAACAGCGTGCGCCGGGTCAAGCTGGCCTGGCTCAGCGCGAAGACCGGCCAGACCCTGCTGCTCAACCGGCGCGGCCAGCGGGTGAACGGCGGCGACCTCGACACGCTCGCGCGCCAGTACGCGCGCGGCGGCCTGCGCGTGGTCGACGACAGTACCGGTCCTGCGGAAGCCGCCTGGCAAGGCATGCTGGCGAACCTGCACCGGATCGCCGGCAGCGAACCCGGACGGAGCAACTGA
- the hemW gene encoding radical SAM family heme chaperone HemW, with the protein MLVTPPLSLYVHLPWCVRKCPYCDFNSHEQRGALQFDAYVDALIADLDFDLPLAWGRTVHSVFFGGGTPSLFPPASIDRFLQLASARLRFAPNAEITLETNPGTVEHGPFAGYRKAGVNRLSFGVQSFDDGCLQRLGRIHSSGDAERAVKAAQDAGFDNFNLDLMYALPEQTLAMAEHDIERAVALQPTHISHYQLTLEPNTVFAARPPAGIPDEDSAWDMQDACQARLAEAGFAQYEVSAYAREGRQCAHNLNYWKFGDYLGIGAGAHGKLTLGAQQQVLRRWKVKHPSEYLLKAGTASAIGGDEVLSTERLPFDFMLNALRLNQGVPMAMFEARTGLPRAAIAAQVAIARERGWLDADEDWLRPTELGRRFANDAIGLFLD; encoded by the coding sequence ATGCTCGTCACCCCGCCGCTGTCGCTGTACGTGCACCTGCCGTGGTGCGTGCGCAAATGCCCGTACTGCGACTTCAATTCGCACGAGCAACGCGGCGCGCTGCAGTTCGACGCTTATGTCGACGCCCTGATCGCCGACCTCGACTTCGACCTACCGCTGGCCTGGGGCCGCACCGTCCACAGCGTGTTCTTCGGCGGCGGCACGCCTTCGCTGTTCCCGCCGGCCAGCATCGACCGCTTCCTGCAGCTGGCCAGCGCGCGCCTGCGCTTCGCGCCGAATGCGGAGATCACCCTCGAGACGAACCCGGGCACGGTCGAGCACGGCCCGTTCGCCGGCTATCGCAAGGCCGGGGTGAACCGGCTCAGCTTCGGCGTGCAGAGCTTCGACGACGGCTGCCTGCAGCGCCTGGGCCGCATCCATTCCAGCGGCGATGCCGAGCGCGCGGTGAAGGCGGCGCAGGATGCCGGCTTCGACAACTTCAACCTCGACCTGATGTACGCCTTGCCGGAACAGACCCTGGCGATGGCGGAGCACGACATCGAACGCGCGGTCGCCCTGCAGCCGACGCACATCAGCCACTACCAGCTGACGCTGGAGCCGAACACGGTATTCGCCGCGCGCCCGCCCGCGGGCATTCCCGACGAAGACAGCGCATGGGACATGCAGGACGCCTGCCAGGCACGATTGGCCGAAGCCGGTTTCGCCCAGTACGAAGTCAGCGCCTACGCGCGCGAAGGCCGGCAATGCGCACACAACCTGAACTACTGGAAATTCGGCGACTACCTCGGCATCGGCGCCGGCGCGCACGGCAAGCTCACCCTGGGCGCGCAGCAGCAGGTGCTGCGCCGCTGGAAGGTGAAGCATCCGAGCGAGTACCTGCTGAAGGCCGGCACCGCCTCGGCGATCGGCGGCGACGAGGTTCTCTCGACGGAACGCTTGCCGTTCGACTTCATGCTGAACGCGCTGCGCCTCAACCAAGGCGTGCCGATGGCGATGTTCGAGGCACGCACCGGCCTGCCCCGCGCCGCCATCGCGGCGCAGGTCGCCATCGCCCGCGAACGCGGTTGGCTGGACGCCGACGAGGACTGGCTGCGCCCGACCGAACTCGGCCGTCGCTTCGCCAACGACGCGATTGGCCTGTTCCTGGACTGA
- the rdgB gene encoding RdgB/HAM1 family non-canonical purine NTP pyrophosphatase, with protein sequence MQLILASSNAGKLAELRELLGERFELHVQSEFGVEDAEETGLSFVENAILKARHASRATGLPALGDDSGLCVDALRGAPGLYSARYSGVHGNSEANIDKLLRELDGVDDARRGAHFVCVLALVRDADDPMPILAEGLWHGRVLHARRGGNGFGYDPVFFSPAHDCSAAELPAAVKSRDSHRGQALAKLRELLRS encoded by the coding sequence ATGCAATTGATCCTTGCCTCTTCCAATGCCGGCAAGCTGGCGGAGCTGCGCGAACTGCTCGGCGAGCGGTTCGAGCTGCACGTGCAGTCGGAATTCGGGGTGGAGGATGCCGAGGAAACCGGCCTGTCCTTCGTCGAGAACGCGATCCTGAAAGCGCGCCATGCATCGCGCGCAACCGGCCTGCCCGCGCTGGGCGACGATTCCGGCCTGTGCGTGGATGCGTTGCGCGGCGCGCCCGGCCTGTATTCGGCGCGCTACTCCGGCGTGCATGGCAACAGCGAGGCGAACATCGACAAGCTGCTCCGCGAACTCGACGGCGTCGACGATGCGCGGCGCGGCGCGCATTTCGTCTGCGTGCTGGCCCTGGTCCGCGATGCCGACGACCCGATGCCGATCCTCGCCGAAGGCCTCTGGCATGGCCGCGTCTTGCACGCACGCCGCGGCGGCAACGGCTTCGGCTACGACCCGGTGTTCTTCTCGCCTGCGCACGACTGCAGCGCGGCGGAACTGCCGGCCGCCGTGAAGAGTCGCGACAGCCACCGCGGCCAGGCGCTGGCGAAGCTGCGCGAGCTGCTGCGCAGCTGA
- a CDS encoding VOC family protein produces MVALVVRDYDEAIAWYRDTLGFELLEDTDRGGGKRWVRMAPAGNARFSLLLAEAATPVQAAVVGDQHGGRVGFFLHTDDFARDHARLAAAGAHFEEPPRHEDYGNVVVFRDLYGNRWDLIEPRACN; encoded by the coding sequence ATGGTCGCGCTGGTCGTGCGCGACTACGACGAGGCGATCGCCTGGTATCGCGATACGCTGGGTTTCGAATTGCTGGAAGACACCGACCGCGGCGGCGGCAAGCGCTGGGTGCGGATGGCGCCTGCGGGCAACGCGCGCTTCAGCCTGTTGCTTGCCGAGGCGGCGACGCCGGTGCAGGCAGCCGTGGTCGGCGACCAGCACGGCGGCCGGGTCGGCTTCTTCCTGCACACCGACGACTTCGCCCGCGACCACGCACGACTGGCCGCTGCGGGCGCGCACTTCGAAGAACCGCCGCGCCATGAAGACTATGGCAACGTGGTCGTGTTCCGCGACCTGTACGGCAACCGTTGGGACCTGATCGAGCCGCGCGCATGCAATTGA